A region from the Gossypium hirsutum isolate 1008001.06 chromosome A08, Gossypium_hirsutum_v2.1, whole genome shotgun sequence genome encodes:
- the LOC107933948 gene encoding F-box/WD-40 repeat-containing protein At3g52030 isoform X2 codes for MISFVSSSPSSTSSTSFAALPFANPVIRKSELLQVLYFKLRRDSGESTSSGQRKSMEFGLQEVAMKYHRLCLQRGRIDIHQWKAHSVGVDQCRMKMGLLLTGVGDKVMRLWSLDSYKCEEEYYIPDTAFLVDFDFDESKIVGLLGSRVGIWTRNGKRSIFPSREGTFSKGLCVRYIDPDAVIGCEDGTARVFDMYSRTCSRIIKMHAGPVTCLALSDDELILSGSSLGSVSISDLASDQRVARLRPTDSAGIRTLCFNPCSHLVFAGTTVGYTYCWDLRTMKSLWETRISSNVLYSLSHLRSDNSTLAVGGIDGVLRVLNQNTGEVLSRCLIDDERPISSARNMHAFIEKKKGIRLPEDAEVDRIPRTCRPPITCLSVGMKKVVTAHNSKYIRMWKFKISFVIWVDLPSR; via the exons ATGATATCCTTTGTATCATCTTCTCCTTCCTCGACGTCTTCGACCTCGTTCGCTGCACTGCCGTTTGCAAATCCTg TCATTAGAAAGTCTGAGTTATTGCAAGTATTGTATTTCAAGCTGCGGCGGGATTCTGGTGAGTCTACTTCTTCAGGGCAACGGAAATCAATGGAATTTGGTCTACAAGAAGTAGCCATGAAGTATCATAGGCTATGTTTACAAAGAGGTCGCATCGACATTCATCAGTGGAAAGCTCACTCAGTCGG GGTTGATCAGTGCCGGATGAAGATGGGCTTACTTCTTACTGGCGTTGGTGACAAG GTCATGCGTCTTTGGTCTTTGGACAGCTACAAATGTGAGGAAGAATATTACATTCCTGATACTGCCTTCCTAGTGGACTTTGATTTCGATGAGAGCAAG ATTGTTGGCTTGCTTGGTAGCCGTGTCGGTATATGGACACGTAATGGGAAAAGAAGTATATTTCCCTCGCGTGAAGGCACATTCTCAAAAGGTTTATGTGTGCG GTACATTGATCCAGATGCTGTCATTGGATGTGAGGATGGAACTGCTCGTGTATTTGACATGTACAGCCGGACATGTTCACGAATTATCAA GATGCATGCTGGCCCTGTAACATGCTTAGCTCTGAGCGATGATGAGTTGATTCTCAGTGGGAGCTCTCTTGGTAGTGTCTCAATATCCGATCTTGCATCCGATCAGCGGGTAGCTAGACTGAGGCCAACTGACTCGGCAG GCATAAGGACCCTGTGTTTCAACCCTTGTTCTCATTTAGTGTTTGCAGGGACAACAGTTGGATATACATATTGTTGGGACCTTAG GACCATGAAATCTTTGTGGGAGACACGAATAAGTTCAAATGTTCTGTATTCCTTGAGCCACTTGCGGAGTGATAATTCAACCTTGGCTGTTGGTGGAATAGATGGTGTGCTTCGAGTTTTAAATCAGAACACAGGCGAAGTtctttcaagatgtttaatagaTGATGAGAGGCCAATAAGTTCCGCTAGAAATATGCACGCTTTCattgagaaaaagaaaggaataaGGCTACCAGAAGATGCCGAAGTTGACCGGATACCTAGAACATGTCGACCTCCCATAACATGCTTGTCAGTTGGGATGAAAAAAGTTGTCACTGCGCATAATAGCAAGTACATTAGGATGTGGAAATTCAAAAT CTCCTTCGTTATCTGGGTGGATCTTCCAAGCAGGTAG
- the LOC107933961 gene encoding putative disease resistance protein At3g14460, translating to MDDVRLQNYNQWSLLIRPFEVGNSGCKIIVTTQDQNISQITGPLVHNTPLKELADDACLSILAFHALKSKNFKRHPHLKEIGQEIVKKCKGLPSAVKELASHLGAKQVYKEWEAVARSKIWDLLEEKGGTVAALRWSYHHLSSHLKPCFAYCSLIPKGYEFNSDELVLLWIAEDFMQSKGHKQPEDLGHEYFSDLLSRSFFRKSNNNSSLFVMHDLIIDLAQSVAGDSCFNMEHELHIGEMARHVSFIPRRYDVSQRFEIFNERKHVRSFIALSTPCQRGGYCYLSSKVLYKLLPKLKCLRVLSLSGYFIGELSSSIGDLKLLRCLNLSRTAIRLLPRSVGNLHHLQMLILNQYKELTALPVEICGLSKLHHLDIRDTLKLQELPPGLGSLTSLRVLPKFIIGKAGGLALRELKDLSLQDARIANLRQKQGLKKLALEWSNDFKNRDNQMQEQVLALLDPQKDLQWLSISNYGATNLNIRGMHAMRKLGPEFYGDGFPSLEILRFENMTEWKEWISCVGSVEGFPCLRELILHNCPKLAGTLPRTLSSLVKLDVQNCPQLMSSPLRSTCLRGLTVEDSTNVILPRMVGQNTITKLKFKGISGLTCITEELSKALMRLEVLEIEGCSALTCLWQNGSELENLPCLNSLVVKNCPELVSLVGEKQGQGLCLLSSLKDLRIESCQKFVSLPATGLPHTLKCFTILDCKALESLPDMNDSNSNCCLLEELKIVSCPSLKSFPEPKLPSTLKSLRIKNCRNLEFLPGGRVQRDGNDNCAPRLEYLCLSDFLSSESLLESVLPLLDLKVLRLSNCMNLRALPDHMPNFNSLQELSLSDCVALTSIPEGGLPPNITSLEFHNCEKLKQPMLEWGLEKLNCLTEIKIVGACPAADTDSFPAESVMLPSTLTSICLESLENLECLSWELENLMALQELQIKGCHKLQFLPKTGLPVSLGRLCISDCPVLRDKCRKEKGQYWSIIRDIPCLEIY from the exons atgg ATGATGTACGGCTTCAGAACTACAATCAATGGAGTCTCCTTATCCGTCCTTTCGAAGTCGGGAACTCGGGGTGCAAAATCATTGTCACCACTCAGGATCAAAACATTTCACAAATAACAGGTCCCTTAGTCCATAATACTCCTTTGAAAGAGTTGGCAGATGATGCTTGTTTGTCAATTTTAGCTTTCCATgctttgaaaagcaaaaatttTAAACGCCATCCACATCTGAAAGAAATTGGCCAAgaaatagtgaagaaatgcaaGGGGCTACCTTCAGCGGTAAAAGAATTGGCAAGCCACTTGGGCGCCAAGCAGGTATACAAAGAGTGGGAAGCTGTAGCCAGGAGCAAGATTTGGGATCTACTAGAAGAGAAAGGGGGCACTGTTGCTGCATTAAGATGGAGTTACCATCACCTCTCCTCTCATTTGAAGCCATGTTTTGCTTACTGCTCTTTAATTCCAAAGGGCTATGAATTCAATAGTGATGAGTTGGTTCTGTTATGGATAGCAGAGGATTTCATGCAATCGAAAGGGCATAAGCAACCGGAAGACTTAGGTCATGAGTACTTCTCCGATCTGTTATCAAGGTCATTTTTTCGGAAGTCAAATAATAACAGCTCGTTGTTTGTAATGCATGACCTCATTATCGATCTTGCTCAATCTGTTGCTGGTGATTCCTGTTTTAATATGGAGCATGAACTGCACATCGGTGAAATGGCTCGTCATGTTTCGTTCATTCCCCGCCGATACGATGTCTCACAAAGGTTTGAAATCTTCAATGAGAGGAAACACGTACGATCTTTCATAGCACTGTCGACACCATGTCAGAGAGGAGGATATTGCTATTTAAGTAGTAAGGTACTATACAAATTGCTGCCAAAATTGAAGTGCTTAAGAGTGTTATCCTTGAGTGGCTATTTCATCGGAGAGCTATCGAGTTCAATTGGTGATTTGAAGCTTTTGCGGTGCCTTAATTTGTCTAGAACAGCAATAAGATTGCTGCCTCGGTCAGTTGGTAATCTTCACCACCTACAAATGTTAATATTAAACCAATACAAAGAACTTACAGCTTTGCCTGTTGAAATTTGTGGACTGAGTAAATTGCATCATCTTGACATCCGAGATACTCTGAAGCTACAAGAGCTGCCACCAGGACTCGGAAGCTTGACCAGTCTCCGAGTATTGCCCAAATTCATTATCGGGAAAGCTGGAGGGCTGGCATTAAGGGAGTTAAAGGATTTGTCTCTTCAAG ATGCAAGGATTGCCAACCTAAGGCAAAAGCAAGGCCTGAAGAAGCTAGCCCTTGAATGGAGCAATGATTTTAAAAACAGAGACAACCAAATGCAGGAGCAGGTCCTTGCGTTGCTGGACCCTCAAAAAGATCTCCAATGGCTGTCCATTTCAAATTATGGAGCTACAAA CTTGAACATAAGAGGCATGCATGCAATGAGAAAGTTGGGCCCTGAATTTTACGGGGACGGTTTTCCATCTTTGGAGATCTTGAGGTTTGAGAACATGACAGAATGGAAGGAATGGATTTCATGTGTTGGTAGCGTAGAAGGTTTCCCCTGTCTTCGTGAGCTTATACTGCACAACTGTCCTAAATTAGCTGGAACGCTGCCAAGAACCCTCAGTTCCCTAGTAAAACTAGATGTTCAAAACTGCCCACAGCTAATGAGTTCACCTTTAAGGTCCACATGCTTACGTGGATTAACCGTGGAGGACAGTACTAACGTAATCCTTCCAAGAATGGTCGGTCAAAACACCATCACCAAATTGAAATTTAAGGGAATTTCAGGCCTTACCTGCATAACTGAGGAGCTCTCCAAGGCCTTAATGAGACTTGAAGTTCTAGAGATTGAAGGTTGCAGTGCACTAACGTGTTTGTGGCAGAATGGATCAGAATTAGAAAACCTGCCTTGTCTAAATAGTTTGGTAGTAAAGAATTGTCCCGAGCTTGTATCATTGGTTGGAGAAAAGCAAGGGCAAGGACTATGCCTACTCTCATCTCTTAAAGATCTCAGGATTGAAAGCTGCCAAAAATTTGTGTCCTTGCCAGCAACAGGGTTGCCTCATACACTAAAGTGCTTCACAATCCTTGACTGCAAGGCTCTGGAGTCATTACCTGACATGAATGACAGCAATTCCAACTGCTGCCTTCTTGAAGAGTTAAAGATTGTAAGCTGTCCTTCCCTGAAATCCTTCCCGGAACCCAAATTGCCCTCGACACTCAAGAGCTTGAGAATCAAAAACTGCAGAAATCTAGAGTTCCTTCCTGGTGGACGAGTGCAACGTGATGGCAATGATAATTGTGCACCGCGCCTTGAATATTTGTGTTTATCTGATTTTCTTTCTTCAGAATCCTTATTGGAAAGTGTGTTGCCATTACTAGATCTTAAAGTCCTCCGGCTATCGAATTGTATGAATCTTAGGGCCTTGCCAGACCATATGCCGAACTTCAACTCTCTTCAAGAACTGAGTTTATCAGACTGTGTGGCTCTGACATCCATCCCAGAGGGTGGTTTGCCGCCCAACATAACTTCACTCGAGTTCCATAATTGTGAAAAGCTAAAGCAGCCAATGTTAGAGTGGGGCCTGGAAAAACTCAATTGTCTTACAGAAATCAAGATTGTTGGTGCATGCCCTGCTGCAGATACTGATTCATTTCCAGCTGAGAGTGTAATGCTTCCTTCAACTTTAACCAGTATTTGCCTGGAAAGCCTTGAGAATTTGGAATGTCTATCCTGGGAACTAGAAAACCTCATGGCTCTCCAAGAATTGCAGATTAAAGGCTGCCATAAGCTCCAGTTTCTACCAAAGACAGGCCTACCGGTCTCACTAGGACGGCTATGTATCTCTGACTGTCCTGTTTTACGAGACAAGTGTAGAAAAGAGAAAGGACAATATTGGTCCATCATACGCGACATCCCTTGCCttgaaatttattga
- the LOC107933948 gene encoding F-box/WD-40 repeat-containing protein At3g52030 isoform X1: MEHGPSGGSTAMRRRSGVRGGTRMEWLEHDILCIIFSFLDVFDLVRCTAVCKSWNAVIRKSELLQVLYFKLRRDSGESTSSGQRKSMEFGLQEVAMKYHRLCLQRGRIDIHQWKAHSVGVDQCRMKMGLLLTGVGDKVMRLWSLDSYKCEEEYYIPDTAFLVDFDFDESKIVGLLGSRVGIWTRNGKRSIFPSREGTFSKGLCVRYIDPDAVIGCEDGTARVFDMYSRTCSRIIKMHAGPVTCLALSDDELILSGSSLGSVSISDLASDQRVARLRPTDSAGIRTLCFNPCSHLVFAGTTVGYTYCWDLRTMKSLWETRISSNVLYSLSHLRSDNSTLAVGGIDGVLRVLNQNTGEVLSRCLIDDERPISSARNMHAFIEKKKGIRLPEDAEVDRIPRTCRPPITCLSVGMKKVVTAHNSKYIRMWKFKISFVIWVDLPSR; this comes from the exons ATGGAACACGGTCCGTCGGGCGGTTCGACAGCGATGAGAAGAAGAAGTGGCGTGAGAGGTGGGACAAGGATGGAGTGGCTCGAACATGATATCCTTTGTATCATCTTCTCCTTCCTCGACGTCTTCGACCTCGTTCGCTGCACTGCCGTTTGCAAATCCTg gAATGCAGTCATTAGAAAGTCTGAGTTATTGCAAGTATTGTATTTCAAGCTGCGGCGGGATTCTGGTGAGTCTACTTCTTCAGGGCAACGGAAATCAATGGAATTTGGTCTACAAGAAGTAGCCATGAAGTATCATAGGCTATGTTTACAAAGAGGTCGCATCGACATTCATCAGTGGAAAGCTCACTCAGTCGG GGTTGATCAGTGCCGGATGAAGATGGGCTTACTTCTTACTGGCGTTGGTGACAAG GTCATGCGTCTTTGGTCTTTGGACAGCTACAAATGTGAGGAAGAATATTACATTCCTGATACTGCCTTCCTAGTGGACTTTGATTTCGATGAGAGCAAG ATTGTTGGCTTGCTTGGTAGCCGTGTCGGTATATGGACACGTAATGGGAAAAGAAGTATATTTCCCTCGCGTGAAGGCACATTCTCAAAAGGTTTATGTGTGCG GTACATTGATCCAGATGCTGTCATTGGATGTGAGGATGGAACTGCTCGTGTATTTGACATGTACAGCCGGACATGTTCACGAATTATCAA GATGCATGCTGGCCCTGTAACATGCTTAGCTCTGAGCGATGATGAGTTGATTCTCAGTGGGAGCTCTCTTGGTAGTGTCTCAATATCCGATCTTGCATCCGATCAGCGGGTAGCTAGACTGAGGCCAACTGACTCGGCAG GCATAAGGACCCTGTGTTTCAACCCTTGTTCTCATTTAGTGTTTGCAGGGACAACAGTTGGATATACATATTGTTGGGACCTTAG GACCATGAAATCTTTGTGGGAGACACGAATAAGTTCAAATGTTCTGTATTCCTTGAGCCACTTGCGGAGTGATAATTCAACCTTGGCTGTTGGTGGAATAGATGGTGTGCTTCGAGTTTTAAATCAGAACACAGGCGAAGTtctttcaagatgtttaatagaTGATGAGAGGCCAATAAGTTCCGCTAGAAATATGCACGCTTTCattgagaaaaagaaaggaataaGGCTACCAGAAGATGCCGAAGTTGACCGGATACCTAGAACATGTCGACCTCCCATAACATGCTTGTCAGTTGGGATGAAAAAAGTTGTCACTGCGCATAATAGCAAGTACATTAGGATGTGGAAATTCAAAAT CTCCTTCGTTATCTGGGTGGATCTTCCAAGCAGGTAG